The Accipiter gentilis chromosome 7, bAccGen1.1, whole genome shotgun sequence genome includes a region encoding these proteins:
- the DDT gene encoding D-dopachrome decarboxylase, giving the protein MPFLELDTSLPAGRLPPGLAQELCAAAADILGKPAERVNVTVRSGLPMVLGGSAEPCAQLLVSSIGVVGSAEQNQRHSARFFDVLTAKLGLGPERIIIRFYPLEPWQIGKNRTVMTFL; this is encoded by the exons ATGCCGTTCCTGGAGCTGGACACCAGCCTGCCGGCCGGCCGGCTGCCGCCGGGGCTGGCCCAGGAGCtgtgcgccgccgccgccgacatCTTGGGTAAACCGGCGGAG CGGGTGAACGTGACGGTGCGGAGCGGGCTGCCCATGGTGCTGGGGGGGTCGGCCGAACCCTGCGCCCAGCTACTCGTCTCCTCCATCGGCGTGGTGGGCTCGGCGGAGCAGAACCAGCGGCACAGCGCCCGCTTCTTCGACGTCCTGACGGCGAAGCTGGGCCTCGGCCCCGAGCG GATCATCATCCGCTTTTACCCACTGGAGCCCTGGCAGATCGGCAAGAACAGAACAGTCATGACGTTCCTGTGA